The Winslowiella toletana region TTAATGCGCGCACTTTACTGCGCACCTCGCTCTGCAAACAGCGCACGGTGCCGCGCAGTTTTACCTGCTCAGGAATGACATTAATCGCTTCACCGCCGTTGATTTGCGTAATACTGACCACGGCAGAGGCGAGGGGAGAGAGGCGGCGCGCCGGGATGGTTTGCAGCGCCATAATCAGCTCGGCGGCGGTAACAATCGGGTCGGCACCACTCTCCGGCATTGCCGCATGGCAGCTTTTGCCGGTTAAGGTGATCTCAAACGAATCCAGTGAAGCCATCATCGCACCACTGTTTACCGCCACTTCACCGAGCGCCAGTCCAGGCCAGTTGTGCAGGCCATAGATGGCGTCCATTGGAAACAGGGTAAACAGACCTTCTTCGACCATTCTGCGTGCGCCACCGAGGTTCTCTTCGGCAGGCTGAAAAACAAAGTGCAGTGTGCCACTGAAATTACGCGTCTGACTCAGGTGTTTCGCCGTCGCCAGCAGAATGGCGGTATGACCGTCATGCCCGCAGGCGTGCATCACGCCGGGAGTGTTGGATTTATGCGGCGGGTTACCCAGTTCAGTGATTGGCAGCGCATCCATATCGGCACGCAGGCCGATGACCGGACCCGGGCCATTTTCCAGCGTGCCGACGACGCCGGTTCCGGCCAGACCCACGTGCACCTGCAATCCAAAAGAGCGCAGCTTTTCGGCGACCATGTTTGATGTCTGATGCTCCTGATAACCCAGCTCGGGTTGCCTGTGCAGCTGGTGTCGCCAGGTGATGGCTTCTTCGATCAATGAAACAGGAATGGTCATAAATAGTCTCTTCTCCATGCTGATGCCACTTATCCGCTGCGTGGTCTGACGCTAATCATTCGGCTTCCACTTTAGATGCAACCGATGCACGGCGTCTATCAGTCCCTGAAGAAAATCGTTAATAGACTTATCATGTTTAACGATTATTTCATCATTGGCAGATTCAGCTGATGCTGCCGGGCGCAGGTTTCGGCCTGGGAATATCCGGCGTCGGCGTGCCGCATTACGCCGGTGGCCGGGTCGTTCCACAATACCCGCTCCAGCCGCACATCGGCCTGCTCACTGCCGTCACAAACAATCACCATGCCCGCATGTTGCGAGAAACCCATACCGACGCCACCACCATGATGCAGACTGACCCAGGTGGCACCGCCCGCGGTGTTCAGCAGAGCATTCAGCAGCGGCCAGTCAGAAACTGCATCAGACCCATCTTTCATTGCTTCGGTTTCGCGATTTGGCGAGGCGACGGACCCACAATCGAGATGGTCACGACCAATCACCACCGGTGCTTTCAGCTCGCCGTTGCGCACCATTTCATTGAACGCCAGGCCTGCCAGATGACGCTCGCCAAGGCCGAGCCAACAGATACGCGCCGGTAATCCCTGGAAGGCGATACGCTCCTGCGCCATATCCAGCCAGCGATGCAGGTTAGCGTGCTGCGGGAATAACTGTTTCAGCTTCGCATCGGTTTTATAGATATCCTCAGGATCGCCGGAAAGCGCTACCCAGCGAAACGGCCCCTTACCTTCGCAGAACAGCGGACGAATATAAGCAGGGACGAAGCCCGGAAAATCAAAAGCGTTTTCTACTCCTTCATCCAGCGCGACCTGGCGGATATTATTACCGTAATCCACGGTGGGGATGCCCATCTGGTGAAAATCAAGCATCGCCCGTACATGCATTGCCATCGAGGCGCGTGCGGCTTTCTCCACCGCTTTCGGGGCGCTGAGGCGTTTTTCAGCCCACTGTTCAACACTCCAGCCAGCCGGCAGATAGCCGTTAAGCGGATCGTGTGCTGAGGTCTGATCGGTAACGATATCCGGCCTGATGCCGCCTGCCCGGGCGCGCTTAACCAGCTCCGGCAAGATTTCTGCCGCATTGCCCAACAGACCGACGGAGATCGCCCGCTTCTGCTGGTTAGCCTCGCGGATAATTTTCAGGGCTTCGTCAATGCTGTATGCCTTGTAATCGAGATAGCGGGTGCGCAGCCGAAAGTCGATGCGCGACTCCTGGCACTCCACTGCCAGCACTGAAGCCCCCGCCAGCACGCCAGCCAGTGGCTGCGCACCACCCATGCCGCCCAGCCCGGCGGTAAGAATCCACCGGCCGCTCAGGTCACTGTTATAGTGCTGACGGCCCGCTTCGACGAAGGTTTCAAAGGTGCCCTGCACAATGCCCTGCGCGCCGATATAGATCCATGAACCGGCGGTCATCTGGCCGTACATCATCAGCCCGGCTTTATCCAGCTGATGAAAATGGTCCCAGTTGGCCCAGTGCGGCACCAGGTTGGAGTTGGCGATTAATACCCGTGGTGCATCGGCATGGGTGCGGAACACGCCAACCGGTTTTCCGGACTGCACCAGCAGCGTCTCTTCCGGCTGCAATGCGCGCAGCGAACGCAGAATCTGCTCAAAGCATTCCCGGTTGCGTGCGGCTTTACCGATGCCGCCATACACCACCAAATCTTCCGGGCGTTCGGCAACATCAGGATCAAGGTTATTCTGGATCATGCGCCAGGCGGCTTCAATCAGCCAGTTTGCACAATGTAATTCGCTGCCGTGAGGTGCCCGAATTTCACGGGCAACGGCGCTGCTGATCGATTCACTCATCTGTTGGCTCCTTATCCTGCGTGGCTTGGTAGCAGGGCGGTGATCACATCGGGCCAGTTGTTACTGCTGGCCCACAGGCGCATTTGTTCGATATCGGGTGCCATCAGGCGGTCTTTTTCGAGAAAAGCCACGCGTTCCCGCACGGTCCCCAGCTGTTGTTCCAGCAGTGGCGAACTTTGCAGCGGGCGATGAAAGTCGATGCCTTGTGCGGCGGCCATCGCTTCAATACCTACAACGGCCGCGGTGTTAAAGCACATTGCACCGAGACGGCGTGCGGCGTAGGTGGCCATTGAGACATGATCTTCCTGGTTGGCGGAAGTGGGCAGACTGTCGACGCTGCCTGGATGGGCCAAAGATTTGTTTTCGGAGGCCAGCGCAGCGGCAGTGACCTGAGCGATCATAAATCCTGAATTGACGCCGCCGTCATTCACCAGGAACGGCGGCAGGCCAGAGAGACCGCTGTCCAGCAACAGCGCCATGCGCCGCTCGGAAATTGCGCCAATTTCTGCGATCGCCAGCGCAATAATATCAGCAGCAAATGCCACCGGTTCGGCGTGGAAATTGCCGCCGGAAATCACGTCACCGCTTTCCGGGAATACCAGTGGATTATCGGAAGCGGCATTGGCTTCAATCTGCAATACTCGCGCGGCATGATTCAGGTTATCAAGACAGGCACCCATCACCTGCGGCACGCAACGAATGGAGTACGGATCCTGCACCCGTCCACAGGCCGCATGTGAAGTCAGAATTTCGCTGCCTGCCAACAACTCAGAGACGGCGGCAGCCACTGCGATTTGTCCCGGCTGGCCGCGCGCCTGATGAATACGCGCATCAAAGGGTTTTATCGAGCCTTTAATTGCTTCCAGCGACATCGCACCGGCGACCAGCCCGGCGGCGAAGGTTTTCTCCGCTTCAAACAGGCCGCGCAATGCCAGTGCGGTTGATACCTGGGTGCCGTTAAGCAGTGCCAGTCCCTCTTTCGGCCCGAGTACCACCGGTTCCAGTCCGAGCTGTTGTAGCGCGTCAGGCGCATTCATCAGCTTACCGGCAACGCGGACCTGGCCTTCACCCAGCAGCATCAGCGACAAATGTGCCAGCGGAGCCAGATCGCCGGACGCGCCCACTGAGCCTTTTTCCGGTATGCAGGGCATGACGCCAGCGTTAAACAGGGTGATCAGCATCTCGATCAGTTCGATACGCACGCCGGAATGCCCGCGCGCCAGGCTAATAATTTTACTGGCCATCACCAGGCGTACGACTTCATCCGGCAGTAACTCTCCCAGCCCGACACTGTGCGACAGCACCAGATTGCGTTGTAGCTCAGCCAGACGTGCCGCCGGAATCGAGGTTTGTGCCAGTTTGCCAAAGCCGGTATTGATGCCGTAGGTGACTTTGCCTGTCGCGACAATAGCGTTCACTGTTTCATGTGCTTTCAGCACCGCTTCACGTGCGCTGTCAGCAAGCCGAAGCGTGACGCCGCCATGGTAAATGGCCTTAAGCATCGGCAGACCTACTTCTCCGGGTATCAGATGACATTCATCGGTACTGAACGACATGGTATACTCCTGTATATACAAGTTTGGCGCGGATTAAACCCATGTGCAGCCGCATGGGTAACACTGTCGAGTGAAGCATAAGTGTATAGTGTTGTCTATACAACCTAATGCCTTAGTGCCAGAGCGATCACAAAACGGAGCAGGGGTACAGGGATGCAGATGTCTATACATTTATGCCCTCAGTCAGTAGACTTAACTTACGACGTTTTTTAAGGAACTTTATATGGTCGGGCAGACTGCCATTTCGCAACTCGCAGCCGCCATGAGCGATCAGCCTGCGCCAATCTATCAGCGGGTAAAACAGGCGATTGTCAGCCAGATTGCCGCCGGCGTGTGGAAAGCCAATCAGCGCGTGCCATCCGAAAGTGAGCTGGTCAATGAATTGGGCGTTAGCCGCATGACGATTAACCGGGCGCTGCGCGAACTGACCGGTGAAGGTTATTTGATTCGCATGCAGGGCGTGGGAACGTTTGTGGCCGAAACCAAGGGCTACACCGCAATGCTGGAAGTGCACAATATTGCTGAAGAGATTGCCCAGCGCGGCCATCAGCATCGCTGTAAAATTCTGCAGCTAAGCGAAATAAAAGCCGATCCGGAACAGGCCGCGGTATTAGGATTATCCACTGGCCAGTCGATTTTTCATTCGCTGATGGTGCACTATGAAAATGAACTGCCGGTACAGCTGGAAGATCGTCTGGTTAATCCGCAGATGGCACCGGACTATCTGCGGCAGGATTATGACAGCCAGACGCCCTATACCTATCTGATGCGGGTTGCACCACTGACTGCCGGTGAGCATATCGTTGAAGCCGTTCTCGCCGATGTCCGCCAGCGTCAGTATCTGTCGCTGGACGAGCATGAACCCTGTTTACTGATTCGCCGCCAGACATGGAGCGAGGGTAAAATCGTTACTTACGCCCGACTGCTTTATCCCGGTTCACGCTATAAGCTGCTTGGTCGCTTTAAAGGGCACGGTTGATTGCAGCAAACAACATCAGTGCATCCGCTGTTAGTGGCGTAATGACCTCGCCGCTGACGTGCCACCAGCAGCCTTCTCCGCGTGACAGCGTTTGTTCGCCGACGCACCACTGACCGGCAATCACCCAACACACGCCACAATCGCTTTGCTGCGCACGGCCGCTGATCACCACCGTGGCGCAGCAGCGATCGTGGCGGGTCATAATATTAACGTCGAGACTCTGACCGCCGGTCAGCCGGGCAAATATCGGCTGTTCGCCAGCAAAACAGAACGGCTGATTCAGTTCCAGCAGCTGCATGGGTGACAGAGGCGAGTGCAATTCCACACTGTCTCCGGCGACTAATGTAATCACCCGATCCACGCCGGGAAATACGGAAAAGTCGCCGTTGTTGGCGAGGGTGGCAATGCTGGCGCGCCAGTCAAACGAGCTAGTTTCTGGCGGAAAGCTGACGATCTCACGGGTTTCGCCACCACCATTACGCCATTTGTTGATTGGCAGATCGTCGGTTCGATAAAAATGCATCATGAAACCCTTATCCCCGTCTTTACTGTAAGGCTTTCATCACGGCGGCAAAGCGGGCATCCGCTTCGGACTGTAGCGCATGATGACCGGCATTAATCACCTGTTTTCCCGCCACCCAGACATCGCGGATCTGCGAACCGCTGCCGGCGAACAGCCAGCGGTTCAGCAGCGCACTGTCGTGGCAGCTGGCTAACCAGGCGTCTGGCTCCAGTACCAGCCAGTCTGCACGCTGGCCTACGGCCAGTGAGCCGATGGCTACGCCGCAGGCCTGTGCACCGCCGGATGCTGCCTGCTGCCACAGCAGGTCGCCTGTTGAACGTTGCTGTGGAGTGATGATGCGGTTACGCCGCCGGTCGCGCAGCCGCTGACCATACTCCAGCCAGCGCAGCTCCTCTGTGACATTCAGTGAGACATGACTGTCGGAGCCGATACCCCAGCGCCCGCCCTGGGCAATATAGTCGGTGGCCGGAAAAATACCGTCTCCGAGATTGGCTTCGGTAGTCGGGCAGAGTCCGACCACCGCGCCGCTGGCAGCAAGACGAGTAATTTCCTGCGGCTCAAGGTGGGTGGCGTGAACCAGGCACCAGCGCGCATCGACGGCAAAGCGCTCCAGCAGCCAGTTCACTGGGCGCTCACCGCTCCATGCCAGCGAATCGTTCACCTCTTTTTCCTGTTCGGCAATATGAATATGCACCGGCAGTTCAGGCGAGCTGGCCGCCAGCACCTGCTCCATTTGTTGCTGAGTCACCGCGCGCAGCGAATGGAAGCACAGTCCCTGATTGTGCAGCGGTTTGTTGCGCAGTAGGTGGCGCAGATTTTCCTGTTGGCGCAGATAGCTGTCGCTATGCTGGATAAAACGCTTTTGCGCTGGCTGCGGCGGTTGGGCACCAAATCCGCTGTGGCTGTATAACACCGGCAGCAGCGTCTGACCGATTCCAGCCTGTTCGGCAGCAGCAATCAGCTGTTGCAGCATCTCATCCTGCGCATAAGGCTGGCCGTGGTGGTCATGATGCAGATAGTGAAACTCCGCAACCTGGGTATAACCGCCTTTCAGCATCGCGATATACAGATAACGCGCGATATCACCCAGCTGGGGGGGTGACAGCTGCTGTACCAGGCGATACATCAGCTCGCGCCAGCTCCAGAAGCTGTCCTGTGGATCGCCCGCTACCTCCGCCAGCCCGGCCATGGCGCGCTGGAAGGCGTGCGAGTGCAGATTAGCCATCGCCGGGATGACGGCACCGGATAAACGCACTGCCTGCGCGGCGTGACTGTCAGGAGTAATACTGGCAATAAATCCTTGCGCGTTGACCTCGATACGCACCGAATGCCGCCATCCTTCCGCCAGCAGTGCACGCGTCGCAAAATAACTCGACATGGTTGATCCTCAGGCTTTGTGGTTGTATATACATATACATACTTTAGCAGTTTCTGTAAATCAATCGCAGGATGTGGGAGAGCAAATGGCGGACGAAATACGCTGTGACAGTGTGTGGTTCGGCGCGGATGTGGTCACTATGCGCAACGGGCGGTACAACATCATTAGCGATGGCGCGATTGCGGTGCGCGATGGCGTGATTGTCTGGATCGGTACGCGCGCGCAGTCGACGAAGATCGCCGCCACGCAGCGCACCGATTTTGCCGGGGGCATAATTACGCCTGGCCTGGTCGACTGCCATACTCACCTGGTGTTTGGTGGTGACCGCAGCCATGAGTTTGAGCAGCGGTTAAATGGCGTCAGCTATGCGGAGATTGCCGCGCAGGGCGGTGGCATTCTGGCGACGGTGCGCGCTACGCGCGAAGCGACCCTCGGGCAACTGGTCAGCAGCGCTCGCTGGCGAATCGAACGCTTACTGGCTGAAGGCGTTACGACGCTGGAGATAAAATCCGGTTACGGCCTCGATGAAGCCAGTGAAATACGCATGTTGCAGGCGATTCGCCAGCTGGCGCAGCAGCTTCCGGTTGATGTACTGGCAACTTGCCTGGCGGCACACGCGATTCCACCTGAATTTGAACATCACCCGGATGGCTGGATTGAGATTATCTGTCAGCGTCTGCTGCCGAAAATCAGAGCCGAACGGCTGGCTAATGCGGTGGATGCATTTTGTGAACATCTGGCTTTTTCTCCGGCGCAGGTAAGCCGGGTATTTGAGCGGGCGCAGCAGCTCGGTTTACCGGTTAAATTGCACGCTGAGCAGCTCTCTTCACTTGGCGGCAGCGCGCTGGCGGCACGATTTAATGCGCTTTCAGCCGATCATCTGGAGTACGCCAGCGAAAGCGACGTGCAGGCAATGGCGCAACATGGCACGGTCGCGGTGCTACTCCCCGGCGCGTTTTATCTGTTGCGTGAGACTCAATTACCGCCGGTTGCGCTGTTCCGCCAGTATCAGGTGCCGATGGCGCTGGCCAGCGATGCGAATCCTGGTACTTCTCCGGCGCTGTCGCTGCGTCTGATGCTGAATATGGCCTGCACCCTGTTTCGCCTGACCCCGGAAGAGGCGCTGGCGGGCGTCACGCTGCATGGCGCCAAAGCGCTGGGACTGGAGAAAACCCACGGATCGCTGGAGTGCGGTAAAGTCGCTAATTTCGTTCACTGGCCGCTGACGCGTCCGGCAGAACTGGTTTACTGGCTCGGTGGTCAGTTGCCTTGTCAGGTTATTTATCGAGGAGAAGCGCAATGAAAGCCTTTCAGTTCTCAGCCGGGACGCTGCCGCTGCTGATCAGTATTCCTCATGCCGGTACCGCACTGACGCCGGAAGTGAAAGCGGGCCTGAGCGACGCCGCCAGGGGTTTACCTGATACCGACTGGCATCTGGCGCAGCTGTATGATTTTGTTCAGCCGCTGGGTGCCAGCGTGCTGACAGGCAACTATTCGCGCTTTGTTATCGATCTGAATCGACCGGCTGACGATCGGCCGCTGTATGCTACTGCCACTACCGGGCTGTATCCCGAAACGCTGTTTGACGGTACGCCAATCTTTAAGCCGGGCATGACCCCCACTGCGGATCAGCGCCGAGACTATTTAGCCACCCTCTGGCAACCGTACCACGACAAACTTCAGCAGGAGCTGGCGCGGCTTAAGCAGCAGCATGGCTACGCGCTGCTCTTCGATGCCCACTCGATAGCTTCGGTGATCCCGCGACTGTTTGACGGTCGGTTACCGGACCTGAATTTGGGCACCAACAACGGTAACAGCAGCACCCCGGCGATTGATGCGGCGCTGATTCACTGTTTTTCCGCCCAGTCGCGCTTCAGCTGGGTAGACAACGGGCGCTTTAAAGGTGGCTATATCACCCGCGCATATGGCAAACCCGAACAGCAGCAGTTTGCGGTACAGCTGGAGTTGGCGCAGTGTAACTATATGGATGAACAGCCGCCGTTCGCCTGGCGCGGTGAGCGAGCGGCAGCATTACAGCCGCTGTTGCAGCAGCTGATTATGACTCTGCTTGAGCAGGGGGCGATTGCTGCTGATTAGCGTGGGCGGGCATCCGGCCTGACCAGATCAAAGCGCTGATCTTCGCTGATGGCGTAATAGGCCGATGGGCCACCAGCGCGCAGGATCGGCTGCGCTCTGGCGGTCTGATAGATGCCGTTTTCCAGCAGATCGCTGTCGATATGGATCGCCACCACTTCGCCTAAAACCAACCAGCTCGGCAGCTTTTCACCGTCGGCAGCCTGCAGCTGAATACACTGCGTCAGCTTGCATTCAAAGTTGACCGGGCTCTCTGCCACCATGCTGACATTAACCTGCGTGGCCGCCACCGGCGTCAGGCCGGAGAAAGCAAACTCATCTTCCCCCTGCGGCAGTGAGGCGGAGCTTTCATTCATTGCCACCGCCAGTGGCCGTGTCGCCAGATTCCAGACAAATTCACCGGTTTCACTAATATTTTTTACGCTGTCTTTCCAGCCGCTGCTGGCAAAACCAATAATCGGTGGATGGTAATTAAAACAGTTAAAGAAACTGTAGGGTGCCAGATTGCGCTGACCGTCAGTATTAGCGGAGCTGATCCAGCCAATTGGACGTGGTCCGATAATCGCATTCAGCGGATCGTGTGGCAGCCCGTGGCCGAGACGGGGTTGATACGAGTGGCGTTGACGGGACATAGCGTTACCTGTTGTTGTCATGTTTTGCTTATCTTAACGCGTCTGGTGCAGAGAAAAAAACACGGCAATGGTTTACGCTTTTTTGCAAAGCGAGTATCTTACGCGCCCACTATACCCCTGGTATCTGAAGTGGCTGCAACGTCTGTTTAAACGCAGGGTTGCACTTGCCGCGACTCCAGCGACGTTGGGTAACCTTTGAGAGATGCCGATGAAAAAGCCTGCCGAAAAAAACGTTCTTCACCCGCGTAACCGTCACCGTGGACGCTACGACTTTGCTGCACTGAAACAGTGCCACCCGGCGCTGGAACCGTTGGTTCAGGTCAATCAGTATGGCGATGAGTCGGTCGACTTTTCCGACCCCAATGCGGTGAAAGTGCTGAACCAGGCGCTGCTGCATCACTTTTATCAGATAGAACACTGGTCCATTCCTGACGGTTTTCTCTGTCCGCCAGTGCCGGGACGAGCGGACTATCTGCATCATCTCGCCGACTTACTGGCGGAAGATCATCAGCAGGTGGTGCCGCGTAATCTCAATCTGCTGGATATCGGTTGTGGTGCCAACTGCATTTATCCGCTGATTGGCTATCGCGAATATGACTGGCGTTTCACCGGAACCGAAGTCAACGAGCAGGCCATGAAAGCCGCCAACGCGATTATCGATGCCAATCCGGGGCTGAATCGTGGCATTCGCCTGCGTCGCCAGAAGGATGCTGATGCTATTTTTCGCGGCATTATTCATAAAAATGAGATTTTCCACGCCACGATATGTAACCCACCGTTCCACGCTTCAGCCAGCGATGCGCGTCAGGGCAGCCAGCGGAAACTGCGTAATCTGGGGCTGGACCGCAACGCGCCGCTGAATTTCGGTGGTCAGCAGGATGAGCTGTGGTGTGAGGGGGGCGAAAAAGCCTTTATCACTCGTATGATTAACGAAAGCGTCGACTTTTCCCGCCAGTGCGTGTGGTTTACCTCTCTGGTGTCGCGAAAAGAGAACCTGCCTGATTTACGTCGGGCGCTGGAAGATGTTGAAGCGGTGCAGGTCCGGATTATCGATATGGCGCAGGGGCAGAAGCAGAGCCGGTTTATCGCCTGGAGCTTTTTCGATAAACCGGCCCGTAGCCGCATGCTCAGCAAGTAACCCTTATTCGGGAGCGGCTAATGCCTGAGCGCCCGCCGCTCCCTGCACATCATTACCGGTTTGCAGCACCTGCACCGTCTGGCGCGGCGCTTTAATCCCGGCCGCATCGAAATGCTTTTTCACCATATCATCCAGTGCAAAGCGTACCGTCCACTGCTTCAGCGGCTGAGTGGTAAAGGACACGCGTACGGTAAACGACTGATTGGTCAGCCCGACCAGCCCGGCGAACGCCGGTTCGCCAATCACCATGCCACGGATCTCTTTGTTCTCCATCAGCTCTTGCACCGCCTGTTGTAGGGTGGCATTGACTTTCTCACTCTCTTCGTTGCGATCTACATCATAATTGGCGACAAATGAGCCGATACCGCGGACAAAGTTGGCGAAAGTGGTGATCGATGACCACGGAATAATATGATATGCACCGGTATCCTGGCGCACGCCAACGGAGCGAATTGACATGCGTTCGACGCTGCCGGTAATCGGTCCGATAGTCACCAGATCGCCGGTATTCATGCCATTTTCAAACTGAATAAATACCCCGGTAATAATATCCTTCACCAGCGTTTGCGAGCCGAACGATACCGCCAGACCAAGTGCCCCGGCTCCGGCCAACAGAGGCGCAATATTCACGCCAATTTCCGACAGTAAAATCATAATGGTAATGGTGCTGATCACGACCGCCAGCGCATTACGAAACAGCGTCAGTAGGGTGCGGGTTCGCGCACCGGGCATAGGGCGACCATGTGAGTCGGAGGCGAGACGGCTTTCTATCAGGCTGGCTAACAGCGTCCAGCCTACCGCTGAGAACAGCAGAATCACCAGTACGCGGATGATAATGTCCACCGTTTTTTCACCGGCACCCACCGTCAGCCAGTGCCACAGGTCGAACAGATGCCACGCATTAAGCAGCAGTAATCCGACGGCAAATACTGTCAGAATACGCGCCAGCTTCAGCAGCGTTGAGCACCACGCATTAACTCGTTTCTGCAATTCCGGATACTCGCGTTGCAGTTCGGGTGACAGCGTGATGCTTTTGGCAATCCAGCGCGACAGAATGCCGGAAA contains the following coding sequences:
- a CDS encoding M20 aminoacylase family protein — translated: MTIPVSLIEEAITWRHQLHRQPELGYQEHQTSNMVAEKLRSFGLQVHVGLAGTGVVGTLENGPGPVIGLRADMDALPITELGNPPHKSNTPGVMHACGHDGHTAILLATAKHLSQTRNFSGTLHFVFQPAEENLGGARRMVEEGLFTLFPMDAIYGLHNWPGLALGEVAVNSGAMMASLDSFEITLTGKSCHAAMPESGADPIVTAAELIMALQTIPARRLSPLASAVVSITQINGGEAINVIPEQVKLRGTVRCLQSEVRSKVRALIDDFVTTLPTPFGVEGAISWYPGYPVTKNHAESALKVRDAAISLSGEQAVRWEVNPSMASEDFACMLEACPGAYFWIGADGATPSRPLHNAWYDFNDEVIAHGIGIWQQLVEQLLPR
- the hutU gene encoding urocanate hydratase gives rise to the protein MSESISSAVAREIRAPHGSELHCANWLIEAAWRMIQNNLDPDVAERPEDLVVYGGIGKAARNRECFEQILRSLRALQPEETLLVQSGKPVGVFRTHADAPRVLIANSNLVPHWANWDHFHQLDKAGLMMYGQMTAGSWIYIGAQGIVQGTFETFVEAGRQHYNSDLSGRWILTAGLGGMGGAQPLAGVLAGASVLAVECQESRIDFRLRTRYLDYKAYSIDEALKIIREANQQKRAISVGLLGNAAEILPELVKRARAGGIRPDIVTDQTSAHDPLNGYLPAGWSVEQWAEKRLSAPKAVEKAARASMAMHVRAMLDFHQMGIPTVDYGNNIRQVALDEGVENAFDFPGFVPAYIRPLFCEGKGPFRWVALSGDPEDIYKTDAKLKQLFPQHANLHRWLDMAQERIAFQGLPARICWLGLGERHLAGLAFNEMVRNGELKAPVVIGRDHLDCGSVASPNRETEAMKDGSDAVSDWPLLNALLNTAGGATWVSLHHGGGVGMGFSQHAGMVIVCDGSEQADVRLERVLWNDPATGVMRHADAGYSQAETCARQHQLNLPMMK
- the hutH gene encoding histidine ammonia-lyase; this translates as MSFSTDECHLIPGEVGLPMLKAIYHGGVTLRLADSAREAVLKAHETVNAIVATGKVTYGINTGFGKLAQTSIPAARLAELQRNLVLSHSVGLGELLPDEVVRLVMASKIISLARGHSGVRIELIEMLITLFNAGVMPCIPEKGSVGASGDLAPLAHLSLMLLGEGQVRVAGKLMNAPDALQQLGLEPVVLGPKEGLALLNGTQVSTALALRGLFEAEKTFAAGLVAGAMSLEAIKGSIKPFDARIHQARGQPGQIAVAAAVSELLAGSEILTSHAACGRVQDPYSIRCVPQVMGACLDNLNHAARVLQIEANAASDNPLVFPESGDVISGGNFHAEPVAFAADIIALAIAEIGAISERRMALLLDSGLSGLPPFLVNDGGVNSGFMIAQVTAAALASENKSLAHPGSVDSLPTSANQEDHVSMATYAARRLGAMCFNTAAVVGIEAMAAAQGIDFHRPLQSSPLLEQQLGTVRERVAFLEKDRLMAPDIEQMRLWASSNNWPDVITALLPSHAG
- the hutC gene encoding histidine utilization repressor; this encodes MVGQTAISQLAAAMSDQPAPIYQRVKQAIVSQIAAGVWKANQRVPSESELVNELGVSRMTINRALRELTGEGYLIRMQGVGTFVAETKGYTAMLEVHNIAEEIAQRGHQHRCKILQLSEIKADPEQAAVLGLSTGQSIFHSLMVHYENELPVQLEDRLVNPQMAPDYLRQDYDSQTPYTYLMRVAPLTAGEHIVEAVLADVRQRQYLSLDEHEPCLLIRRQTWSEGKIVTYARLLYPGSRYKLLGRFKGHG
- a CDS encoding HutD/Ves family protein: MMHFYRTDDLPINKWRNGGGETREIVSFPPETSSFDWRASIATLANNGDFSVFPGVDRVITLVAGDSVELHSPLSPMQLLELNQPFCFAGEQPIFARLTGGQSLDVNIMTRHDRCCATVVISGRAQQSDCGVCWVIAGQWCVGEQTLSRGEGCWWHVSGEVITPLTADALMLFAAINRAL
- a CDS encoding formimidoylglutamate deiminase yields the protein MSSYFATRALLAEGWRHSVRIEVNAQGFIASITPDSHAAQAVRLSGAVIPAMANLHSHAFQRAMAGLAEVAGDPQDSFWSWRELMYRLVQQLSPPQLGDIARYLYIAMLKGGYTQVAEFHYLHHDHHGQPYAQDEMLQQLIAAAEQAGIGQTLLPVLYSHSGFGAQPPQPAQKRFIQHSDSYLRQQENLRHLLRNKPLHNQGLCFHSLRAVTQQQMEQVLAASSPELPVHIHIAEQEKEVNDSLAWSGERPVNWLLERFAVDARWCLVHATHLEPQEITRLAASGAVVGLCPTTEANLGDGIFPATDYIAQGGRWGIGSDSHVSLNVTEELRWLEYGQRLRDRRRNRIITPQQRSTGDLLWQQAASGGAQACGVAIGSLAVGQRADWLVLEPDAWLASCHDSALLNRWLFAGSGSQIRDVWVAGKQVINAGHHALQSEADARFAAVMKALQ
- the hutI gene encoding imidazolonepropionase, which gives rise to MADEIRCDSVWFGADVVTMRNGRYNIISDGAIAVRDGVIVWIGTRAQSTKIAATQRTDFAGGIITPGLVDCHTHLVFGGDRSHEFEQRLNGVSYAEIAAQGGGILATVRATREATLGQLVSSARWRIERLLAEGVTTLEIKSGYGLDEASEIRMLQAIRQLAQQLPVDVLATCLAAHAIPPEFEHHPDGWIEIICQRLLPKIRAERLANAVDAFCEHLAFSPAQVSRVFERAQQLGLPVKLHAEQLSSLGGSALAARFNALSADHLEYASESDVQAMAQHGTVAVLLPGAFYLLRETQLPPVALFRQYQVPMALASDANPGTSPALSLRLMLNMACTLFRLTPEEALAGVTLHGAKALGLEKTHGSLECGKVANFVHWPLTRPAELVYWLGGQLPCQVIYRGEAQ
- the hutG gene encoding N-formylglutamate deformylase, with the translated sequence MKAFQFSAGTLPLLISIPHAGTALTPEVKAGLSDAARGLPDTDWHLAQLYDFVQPLGASVLTGNYSRFVIDLNRPADDRPLYATATTGLYPETLFDGTPIFKPGMTPTADQRRDYLATLWQPYHDKLQQELARLKQQHGYALLFDAHSIASVIPRLFDGRLPDLNLGTNNGNSSTPAIDAALIHCFSAQSRFSWVDNGRFKGGYITRAYGKPEQQQFAVQLELAQCNYMDEQPPFAWRGERAAALQPLLQQLIMTLLEQGAIAAD
- a CDS encoding flavin reductase family protein, with translation MSRQRHSYQPRLGHGLPHDPLNAIIGPRPIGWISSANTDGQRNLAPYSFFNCFNYHPPIIGFASSGWKDSVKNISETGEFVWNLATRPLAVAMNESSASLPQGEDEFAFSGLTPVAATQVNVSMVAESPVNFECKLTQCIQLQAADGEKLPSWLVLGEVVAIHIDSDLLENGIYQTARAQPILRAGGPSAYYAISEDQRFDLVRPDARPR